The following coding sequences lie in one Candidatus Palauibacter soopunensis genomic window:
- a CDS encoding MBL fold metallo-hydrolase: MKVRSLFLATLLTVLFSTPVLAQRDFSAVQIEATHVAGTVWMLVGSGGNIGVSSGSDGVVMVDDQFAPLADKIRDALREVGQSEEAAEPQFLINTHFHGDHTGGNVEFGEASTIVAHTNVRTRLAAGGSPDVALPVVTFDDAVSIHFNGEEIRAFHIPHGHTDGDALIYFTGSNVLHMGDDFFAGRFPFVDIDNGGSVEGLANGISDVLANVPADIHIIPGHGPLSSVDDLRTYHRMITETIAMVRGKIDAGMSSEEVQGEGVAEEWADWGAGFISTERWLDTVHRSLSGAAGGEDVEHGHGHGHH, encoded by the coding sequence ATGAAAGTTCGATCGTTGTTCCTCGCGACCCTTCTCACGGTCCTGTTCTCGACCCCCGTCCTCGCGCAGCGTGACTTCTCGGCCGTCCAGATCGAGGCGACGCACGTCGCCGGCACCGTCTGGATGCTGGTGGGGAGCGGCGGCAACATCGGCGTGTCGTCGGGTTCCGACGGCGTCGTGATGGTTGACGACCAGTTCGCGCCGCTGGCGGACAAGATCCGCGACGCACTTCGGGAAGTGGGACAATCGGAGGAGGCCGCGGAGCCGCAGTTCCTCATCAACACGCATTTTCACGGCGACCACACGGGCGGCAACGTCGAGTTCGGGGAGGCCTCCACGATCGTGGCGCACACCAACGTGCGCACGCGGCTGGCCGCGGGCGGATCGCCCGACGTGGCCCTGCCCGTCGTGACGTTCGACGACGCCGTCTCCATCCACTTCAACGGCGAGGAGATCCGGGCATTCCACATCCCGCACGGACACACCGACGGGGACGCGCTCATCTACTTCACCGGCTCCAACGTCCTCCACATGGGCGACGATTTCTTCGCCGGCCGCTTCCCCTTCGTCGACATCGACAACGGCGGGAGCGTGGAAGGGCTCGCGAACGGGATCTCGGACGTGCTGGCCAACGTGCCCGCCGACATCCACATCATCCCCGGGCACGGCCCGCTCTCCTCCGTGGACGACCTGCGGACGTACCACCGCATGATCACCGAGACGATCGCGATGGTCCGCGGGAAAATCGACGCCGGGATGAGCAGCGAGGAGGTCCAGGGCGAGGGCGTCGCCGAGGAGTGGGCCGACTGGGGCGCCGGGTTCATCTCGACGGAACGCTGGCTCGACACCGTGCACCGCAGCCTTTCCGGGGCGGCGGGCGGCGAGGATGTCGAACACGGCCACGGCCACGGACACCACTAA
- a CDS encoding amidohydrolase family protein, whose product MRHAGTPGRRPLLAVSAILAGAVLPDGLVGAGQDAFITPQSELFTNVTVIDGRGGPPRPSSSVLVWGGRIRDIGTQGSVAAPEGTVVVDLSGSYLIPGFIDAHASPQTTEELRALLAAGITGVRDGATSLAAFEERGRGGFGEDPVPAVYVGGPVLEAGEAVRGAALESEAAAIAEVARQAADGAGFVSLASSVPPPWLVGVARAARRAEVPLWADRRDGGWLLALRAGSAVASPLVSGDAELLPESERGPFDALAEAGQVPIRTAWLERLEPHGPDVDRAVTALLSNDSALLPLLASAYAPLDCLAEAATCTPPSADERAALQAVWPKAEALVRTFHGHGVRLLVGSDAPRTTPWGEGFHREMQLLAEAGIPPLEVLGMATRNGATALGQLHERGTIEIGKRADFLVLEANPVADIRNARRISFVVIDGEAWRFDREGNWRRVRFN is encoded by the coding sequence TTGCGACACGCCGGGACGCCGGGACGCCGGCCGCTCCTCGCGGTTTCCGCGATCCTGGCGGGGGCGGTTCTCCCCGACGGATTGGTCGGCGCGGGCCAGGACGCGTTCATCACGCCGCAGTCGGAGCTGTTCACGAATGTGACGGTGATCGACGGCCGCGGAGGGCCGCCCAGGCCTTCTTCGTCGGTCCTCGTGTGGGGCGGCCGCATCCGGGACATCGGCACCCAGGGTTCCGTGGCTGCCCCGGAGGGAACCGTCGTCGTGGACCTCTCGGGCTCCTACCTCATCCCCGGCTTCATCGATGCGCACGCCTCGCCGCAGACCACGGAAGAATTGCGGGCGCTGCTGGCCGCCGGGATCACGGGGGTGCGCGACGGGGCCACATCGCTGGCCGCCTTCGAGGAGCGGGGCCGTGGGGGCTTCGGCGAAGATCCCGTTCCCGCCGTCTACGTTGGCGGTCCCGTCCTCGAGGCCGGGGAGGCGGTGCGCGGTGCGGCGCTGGAATCGGAAGCCGCCGCCATCGCCGAGGTGGCGCGGCAGGCCGCGGATGGAGCCGGCTTCGTCTCGCTCGCCTCGAGCGTGCCTCCGCCGTGGCTCGTCGGGGTCGCGCGGGCCGCGCGCCGGGCCGAGGTGCCGCTGTGGGCCGACCGTCGCGATGGTGGCTGGCTGCTGGCCCTCCGTGCCGGGTCCGCCGTCGCGAGCCCGCTGGTTTCCGGCGACGCCGAGTTGCTTCCCGAGAGCGAGCGCGGCCCCTTCGACGCGCTTGCGGAGGCGGGGCAGGTCCCGATCCGGACCGCCTGGCTGGAGCGGCTGGAGCCGCACGGACCCGATGTCGACCGTGCCGTTACCGCACTCCTCTCGAACGACTCGGCCCTCCTGCCGCTGCTCGCCAGCGCGTACGCCCCCCTCGACTGTTTGGCCGAAGCCGCCACCTGCACGCCGCCGTCCGCCGACGAGCGGGCCGCGCTTCAGGCGGTGTGGCCCAAGGCGGAGGCGCTGGTCCGGACCTTCCACGGCCACGGGGTCCGCCTGCTCGTGGGATCCGATGCTCCGCGGACGACTCCGTGGGGAGAGGGTTTCCACCGCGAGATGCAGTTGCTCGCGGAAGCCGGCATCCCCCCTCTCGAAGTCCTCGGCATGGCCACGAGGAACGGCGCCACCGCGCTCGGCCAACTGCACGAGCGGGGGACGATCGAGATCGGGAAGCGCGCCGACTTCCTCGTCCTGGAGGCGAACCCCGTCGCGGACATCCGGAACGCGCGCCGCATCTCGTTCGTCGTGATCGACGGGGAGGCCTGGAGGTTCGACCGGGAGGGGAACTGGAGGCGGGTCCGCTTCAACTGA
- a CDS encoding mechanosensitive ion channel family protein, translating into MERLLQLWSEVVAFMAPRWLPSLIVIAVAGLVYLVALMVLGRAQKHWVTRTATQLDDLAVRLLRQALLLSSGAWAVWRLLDIWALPMAAQWVYAIWIGVLFFPLSRFIGDLLTALETEVVARTSTPLDKTALPMINKAIRFAVIALGIVLALAELGINIAPLLAGAGVMGLALSLAAKDTLSNVIAGVLLIVDRPFQVGDRIELWTAPNETGSWGDVIEIGLRATKIRNPDNLVVVVPNSQLMLRDIVNYTMSGQDIRLRIPFSVAYESDIERAKSLLVDIALGVDGVKDDPAPVVIARSFGPSEVNLELRVWILEARARRRIADDISERALPAFEGAGVEIPYPKRELFIRSADGSQVGGA; encoded by the coding sequence ATGGAGAGACTGTTACAACTGTGGAGCGAAGTGGTCGCCTTCATGGCTCCGCGCTGGCTCCCCAGCCTGATCGTGATCGCGGTCGCCGGCCTCGTCTACCTGGTGGCGCTGATGGTGCTGGGCCGCGCGCAGAAACACTGGGTGACCCGGACCGCGACGCAGCTCGACGATCTGGCCGTGCGGCTGCTCCGCCAGGCGCTGCTGCTGTCGAGCGGGGCCTGGGCGGTCTGGCGCCTGCTGGACATCTGGGCACTGCCCATGGCGGCCCAGTGGGTCTATGCGATCTGGATCGGCGTCCTCTTCTTCCCGCTGAGCCGCTTCATCGGAGATCTCCTGACCGCGCTCGAAACCGAGGTCGTTGCGCGCACGTCGACGCCGCTCGACAAGACGGCGCTGCCGATGATCAACAAGGCGATTCGCTTCGCGGTCATCGCCCTCGGCATCGTCCTCGCGCTCGCCGAACTGGGCATCAACATCGCCCCTCTCCTCGCCGGGGCCGGCGTCATGGGACTCGCCCTTTCGCTTGCCGCCAAGGACACGCTCTCCAACGTGATCGCGGGAGTGCTCCTCATCGTCGACCGCCCCTTCCAGGTCGGGGACCGGATCGAACTCTGGACCGCACCCAACGAGACGGGGTCCTGGGGCGACGTGATCGAGATCGGGCTCCGGGCCACGAAGATCCGGAATCCCGACAATCTCGTCGTCGTCGTCCCGAACAGTCAGCTCATGCTGCGCGACATCGTCAACTACACGATGTCCGGCCAGGACATCCGGCTTCGAATCCCGTTCTCGGTCGCGTACGAATCGGACATCGAGCGGGCGAAGTCGCTGCTGGTGGACATCGCCCTGGGCGTCGATGGGGTCAAGGACGACCCGGCGCCGGTCGTCATCGCCCGGAGCTTCGGCCCGTCCGAGGTCAACCTCGAATTGCGCGTCTGGATACTGGAGGCGAGGGCGAGGCGGCGCATCGCGGACGACATCAGCGAAAGGGCGCTCCCCGCCTTCGAGGGGGCCGGCGTGGAGATCCCCTACCCGAAGCGGGAACTCTTCATCCGGTCCGCGGATGGGTCACAGGTTGGCGGGGCCTGA
- a CDS encoding 2-oxoglutarate dehydrogenase E1 component: MSDDGSRSADDGGWVADGYNAGYAEGLVERALRDRGVIPPPLAGWDPSAGAVIEAPPPVVVPPPPPPALPAPAPTPAEAEVVATEDLRLAAIAGALVEAHRAYGHLGARIDPLGSEPPRHPLLEPEYHGIRRDELARVPASAVWLKHLGDNAAEVVDRLEEIYCGPIGYELDQMENPTQRDWLVDYIESHRHRLLMSRERATACLEWLTRVEGLETFLHRTYLGKKRFSVEGLDMLVPMMRGIIGSAGRRGARQVFVGMAHRGRLNVLAHVMGLSYESIVAEFEEQAARGIMTALPEHGSGDVKYHVGGRSQVAEDEVELDVRLAPNPSHLEHVNPVVLGMARAARFSGEASDSSAILPILIHGDASFAGQGVVAETLNLCRLRAYETGGTLHIITNNQLGFTTLPGDSRSTRYASDLALGFRLPVVHVNADDPEACMAAVRLAVDYRFEFGEDLVIDLVGYRRYGHNEGDEPSYTQPMMYERIASHPRVRAQFAEAVVERGLLSREEADAIVADVDAELEAARGAIAAHKEADEQTGTAPDPKRLLDPAEPARPTGIPEARLRTLNEAIHRWPDDFKPFHKLGRQLERRRAALDEGIDWGHGESLALAGLLTEGVPVRLTGEDTERGTFSHRHLVLHDAEDGRPYTPMAHLEKGQAAFRIANSPLSEIATLGFEYGFSTIAANALVMWEAQFGDFANVGQAIIDQFIVSGRTKWGLESRLVLLLPHGYEGQGPEHSSARLERFLQLAAEGNIRVVNCTTPAQYFHALRWQALRATCRPLIVMTPKSLLRHPRARSTIGDLTGGAFRPVLPDPDFRADPSNVNRVLVCSGKVYFDLLAEAPPAHDIPILRVEQPYPFPAEELAAALTPYPREAEICWVQEEPENMGAWTFMRPHLRQLLGREPVYIGRPERASPAEGYFGKHVRRQRRLLRTALRLPEQ, translated from the coding sequence GTGAGCGACGACGGAAGCCGCTCCGCCGACGACGGCGGCTGGGTCGCGGACGGCTACAACGCGGGGTACGCCGAGGGGCTGGTCGAACGGGCGCTGCGCGACCGGGGCGTGATCCCGCCCCCGCTGGCGGGCTGGGATCCATCGGCAGGGGCGGTCATCGAAGCGCCGCCGCCGGTCGTCGTTCCTCCTCCTCCTCCCCCCGCTCTTCCCGCGCCCGCCCCGACGCCCGCCGAGGCGGAGGTCGTGGCGACGGAGGATCTGCGGCTCGCCGCCATCGCCGGGGCGCTCGTCGAGGCCCACCGCGCGTACGGTCACCTGGGGGCCCGCATCGACCCGCTCGGCTCCGAGCCTCCGAGGCACCCGCTCCTGGAACCGGAATACCACGGCATCCGCCGCGACGAACTCGCGCGCGTGCCCGCCTCCGCCGTCTGGCTCAAGCACCTGGGCGACAACGCCGCCGAGGTCGTGGACCGCCTCGAGGAGATCTACTGCGGCCCGATCGGCTACGAACTCGACCAGATGGAGAACCCGACCCAGCGCGACTGGCTCGTGGACTACATCGAGTCGCATCGCCACCGGCTTCTCATGAGCCGCGAGCGGGCGACGGCGTGCCTCGAGTGGCTGACCCGCGTGGAGGGGCTCGAGACGTTCCTGCACCGCACCTACCTCGGGAAGAAGCGGTTCTCCGTCGAGGGACTCGACATGCTCGTGCCCATGATGCGGGGGATCATCGGGAGCGCGGGGCGGCGCGGGGCGCGGCAGGTGTTTGTGGGGATGGCGCACCGCGGGCGCCTGAACGTGCTGGCCCATGTCATGGGACTTTCCTACGAGTCGATCGTGGCCGAATTCGAGGAACAGGCTGCGCGCGGCATCATGACCGCGCTTCCGGAGCACGGATCCGGGGACGTTAAATACCACGTGGGCGGCAGATCCCAGGTCGCGGAGGACGAGGTCGAACTGGACGTGCGGCTCGCCCCGAACCCGAGCCACCTCGAGCACGTGAACCCCGTCGTCCTCGGCATGGCCCGGGCCGCGCGCTTCAGCGGCGAAGCCTCCGACTCATCCGCCATCCTCCCCATCCTCATCCACGGCGACGCCTCCTTCGCGGGGCAGGGCGTGGTGGCGGAAACGCTGAACCTGTGCCGGCTGCGGGCCTACGAGACGGGCGGCACGCTTCACATCATCACGAACAATCAGCTCGGCTTCACCACCCTGCCCGGCGACAGCCGCTCGACCCGGTACGCCAGCGACTTGGCGCTCGGCTTCCGGCTCCCCGTCGTGCACGTGAACGCGGACGACCCCGAGGCGTGCATGGCCGCGGTGCGGCTCGCCGTCGACTACCGGTTCGAGTTCGGGGAGGACCTGGTCATCGACCTCGTGGGCTACCGGCGCTACGGGCACAACGAGGGGGATGAACCCTCGTACACCCAGCCCATGATGTACGAGCGGATCGCCTCGCACCCGCGGGTCCGCGCGCAGTTCGCCGAAGCCGTCGTCGAGCGGGGGCTCCTCTCCCGCGAAGAGGCCGACGCCATCGTCGCGGACGTGGATGCGGAACTCGAGGCGGCGAGAGGAGCGATCGCCGCGCACAAGGAAGCGGACGAACAGACGGGGACGGCGCCGGACCCGAAGCGGCTGCTGGATCCGGCGGAACCGGCGCGGCCAACCGGCATTCCGGAGGCGCGGCTGCGGACCCTCAACGAGGCGATCCACCGCTGGCCGGACGATTTCAAGCCCTTCCACAAGCTCGGCCGACAACTGGAACGGCGTCGCGCGGCGCTGGACGAGGGAATCGACTGGGGGCACGGCGAGTCTCTCGCGCTGGCGGGCCTGCTCACGGAGGGCGTCCCGGTGCGCCTCACCGGCGAGGATACCGAGCGCGGCACGTTCAGCCACCGGCACCTCGTGCTGCACGACGCCGAGGACGGGCGCCCCTACACGCCCATGGCCCACCTCGAAAAAGGACAGGCGGCGTTCCGCATCGCGAACAGCCCCCTCTCCGAGATCGCCACGCTAGGCTTCGAGTACGGCTTCTCCACGATCGCGGCCAACGCGCTCGTCATGTGGGAAGCGCAGTTCGGCGACTTCGCCAACGTCGGGCAGGCGATCATCGACCAGTTCATCGTGTCGGGCCGCACGAAGTGGGGGCTGGAGTCGCGGCTCGTCCTGCTCCTTCCGCACGGCTACGAAGGCCAGGGCCCGGAACACTCGAGCGCCCGGCTGGAGCGTTTCCTGCAACTCGCGGCCGAAGGCAACATCCGCGTCGTGAACTGCACGACGCCCGCGCAGTACTTCCACGCGCTGCGCTGGCAGGCGCTGCGCGCGACCTGCCGTCCCCTGATCGTGATGACGCCGAAGAGCCTGCTGCGCCACCCGCGCGCCCGCTCGACGATCGGCGACCTCACCGGCGGCGCCTTCCGCCCCGTGCTCCCGGACCCCGACTTCCGGGCGGATCCGTCAAACGTGAACCGGGTCCTCGTGTGCAGCGGGAAGGTCTACTTCGACCTGCTGGCGGAGGCTCCCCCCGCGCACGACATCCCGATCCTGCGCGTGGAACAGCCGTACCCCTTCCCGGCCGAGGAACTGGCCGCCGCCCTGACCCCGTATCCCCGCGAGGCGGAGATCTGCTGGGTACAGGAAGAACCGGAAAACATGGGTGCCTGGACGTTCATGCGTCCGCACCTGCGCCAACTCCTCGGCCGCGAGCCCGTCTACATCGGCCGCCCGGAGCGCGCGAGTCCGGCGGAGGGCTATTTCGGCAAGCACGTACGACGCCAGCGGCGCCTCCTCAGAACGGCGCTTCGGCTTCCGGAACAGTAG